Genomic segment of Apium graveolens strain L.+W99A mitochondrion, complete genome:
TTTTATTCATCTTCATCTTTGTCCTCACAACTAGTGTGTCATCGCGTACCTGGTATGGTAAGACAATTTTTTCTTCCTTATTCTAGTATAAGTTCACTTATGTCATATGTTTCGAGTGAGATTATTCAAAATCCTCTATCTACCGAGTTCAGAAAGACAGTGGATCTATCTCATAGTTTTCTATTTAAGGTACCTCGGGGTTTGCCTGCTTGCATAGACACATATGAGTTATTAAACCTAAAAAAGAAAGTCTTTATGGGATTAATGTTTCGTTTTAAACCTGGTCAAAGACAATTTCTCAAGAATAATATATTAATACCAAAAAGTTTTGAGCATCTCAAACACTTGAGAGATTCGCTTGGTATAGAAATAAGTAAAAACAGTTCCTCTATACGAGATTTGTGTACCTTTACCCATAAAGATGGTATCAAGAGTGCAATTGACCCTAATTATTACAAAAATCTAATAGAGGTAGTAACCTTGTTAAATGGGACCTTTTGCCGTATGTTAATACTAACAACTACGGGAGTTGCTTTCACAGTTTGTTATGGATATTATCCATGTACGGATGGTATAGTACCTATAGATTTATTTAATCCTATTGTTTCATATGACCCATTCAACAATGTAGAGACCCTAGCACCCAATATCCGTTCTGCTATAATTAGCGTTAAGAATGATAGTTTATCAGCAGAGGCAATTAAAACTGCCTATTATCTACCCCCATTGGATGATGTAAATATCCCACAGGAAATAAGTGGTAATGTGCTACGTAACGTTGGATTAGGTATCATAATTGCCGTATTAATTACTACTGGTGTATTAACGATTACTCCGGATCCGGTGGATATCCACCAAGTTATGGAAAATATGTAAAATGATAAGATATATGGGCAGTATACAACATGTGTCTAGCTTATTACGCTCACAAGACCAATAG
This window contains:
- the orf417a gene encoding hypothetical protein, producing the protein MIPMIPSIRSNMYVLKCSIVTTSRIVPIHCYISFRYMRASPAFSLSKLKNALDVSKVTERLETLSLVDDDGDLVDNNRASSSSCSTSGSNRPSEGGIPSPRCSASASEIFDPFSSSCHHVFLSRYSFYSSSSLSSQLVCHRVPGMVRQFFLPYSSISSLMSYVSSEIIQNPLSTEFRKTVDLSHSFLFKVPRGLPACIDTYELLNLKKKVFMGLMFRFKPGQRQFLKNNILIPKSFEHLKHLRDSLGIEISKNSSSIRDLCTFTHKDGIKSAIDPNYYKNLIEVVTLLNGTFCRMLILTTTGVAFTVCYGYYPCTDGIVPIDLFNPIVSYDPFNNVETLAPNIRSAIISVKNDSLSAEAIKTAYYLPPLDDVNIPQEISGNVLRNVGLGIIIAVLITTGVLTITPDPVDIHQVMENM